In one window of Desulforhabdus amnigena DNA:
- a CDS encoding cation-translocating P-type ATPase, which produces MIEPIHTAIKGRARYRVRELYRSEALQNHLEEHLSRMDVVRQVSASRLTGTVLIHFNSGNTVQTIASLLEQVVSGFRQQRGLPASESSPAPESPGKNSLKSALLSGIPFLGSGKRNAAPKPKASCLYIHGIEDPRLKPWHTMDPDSVIKEWGTSAVSGLSRESAQANLKKYGTNTLPESEPRSRWSILAEQFKSFPVALLTVSAGISVATGGVADAVVIMGVVVINAVIGFVTENQAERTIESLKSLVRPGAQVMRDGVLTEVSMEEVALGDLLVLRPGSYIAADSRLIDSTNLTVDESSLTGESLPIAKTHLPILGEKTPLADRLNMVYMGTLVTGGQGIAVVVATGKSTEIGQLHLLVGEATVPETPMERQLTQIGNQLVLISGAICGIVFLMGLARGYGLLYMLNSSIALAVAAVPEGLPAVATTTLAIGIRKMRDHKVLIRHLDAVETLGAIQTICFDKTGTVTQNRMTVQRIFAGDKRIEVAGTLFSYGKGNLRPEACRELLELLRVSILCSESDIAKRGDEYILKGSSTENALLAAAVKAGLNLGEVRSQYPLLKTKLRSEDRNFMGTFHECSTGERLVAVKGSPMEVLAMCEWRMQDGERIALTEEDRQAIEVENERMAGDALRVLGFATAVVGGNEGLDWLSGLTWLGLVGMADPVREGVKELIGLFHQARIETIMITGDQSPTAYAIGRDLNLSRGEPLEIMDSSHLGDMDADALRALSQRVHVFARVSPANKLQIVQALQKAGRVVAMTGDGINDGPALKAADVGVAMGHSGTDIAREVADVVLENDNLETMIVAVSHGRTIYSNIRKALHFLLSTNFSEIMVMFAAGALGLGHPLTAMQLLWINLLSDIFPGLALALEPAEPDVMQRPPRDPHEPIIKASDFKRLTAESAVISASALGTYGYGIMRYGMGANASTIAFQSLTLAQLMHAVSCRSEKTGIFSKEKLPPNRYLNLALGGSLALQLLTMIVPGLRGLLGLTPVGLVDAAVIGTSAVVPLIINEATKKPV; this is translated from the coding sequence GTGATTGAGCCGATACATACCGCTATCAAAGGCAGGGCGAGATACAGGGTCAGGGAGCTTTACCGTTCCGAGGCTCTCCAGAATCATCTGGAGGAACACCTGTCCCGGATGGATGTCGTGAGGCAGGTCTCTGCGAGCCGCTTGACGGGCACGGTTCTCATCCATTTCAATTCGGGAAACACGGTTCAGACCATCGCATCCCTGCTGGAGCAGGTGGTCTCGGGGTTCAGACAGCAGAGGGGCTTACCGGCCAGTGAATCTTCGCCTGCCCCTGAATCCCCTGGGAAGAATTCCCTGAAGAGTGCTCTTTTAAGTGGAATCCCCTTTTTGGGCAGCGGCAAAAGGAATGCCGCACCAAAGCCGAAAGCATCCTGTCTTTATATCCATGGTATCGAGGATCCCCGCCTCAAGCCATGGCACACTATGGATCCGGATTCTGTCATCAAGGAATGGGGGACTTCGGCGGTCTCGGGTCTCTCCCGGGAGAGCGCTCAAGCCAATCTGAAGAAATATGGTACGAATACCCTCCCCGAATCGGAACCCAGGTCCAGGTGGAGCATCCTGGCAGAGCAGTTCAAATCCTTTCCCGTGGCGCTCCTCACTGTCTCCGCCGGCATTTCGGTCGCCACGGGGGGAGTTGCCGACGCCGTTGTCATCATGGGGGTGGTGGTTATCAATGCGGTCATTGGATTTGTAACGGAAAACCAGGCGGAAAGAACCATCGAATCTCTCAAGAGCCTGGTCCGTCCCGGTGCGCAGGTCATGAGAGACGGAGTCCTGACGGAAGTGAGCATGGAGGAGGTTGCGCTGGGGGATCTCCTGGTTCTCAGGCCGGGGTCCTACATTGCCGCCGACAGCAGATTGATCGACAGCACCAACCTGACCGTGGACGAATCGTCCCTCACGGGGGAAAGTCTTCCCATAGCCAAGACGCACCTGCCGATCCTGGGAGAGAAAACTCCCCTGGCCGACCGGCTGAACATGGTCTATATGGGAACCCTGGTCACGGGAGGGCAGGGCATCGCCGTGGTGGTTGCAACAGGCAAATCCACTGAAATCGGTCAGTTGCACCTCCTCGTGGGGGAGGCCACCGTTCCCGAGACTCCCATGGAACGGCAATTGACACAAATCGGCAATCAGCTCGTCCTCATCAGCGGGGCCATTTGCGGCATCGTTTTCCTGATGGGGCTCGCCCGGGGCTACGGCCTGCTCTATATGCTCAATTCATCCATCGCCCTTGCCGTTGCGGCCGTTCCGGAAGGACTGCCCGCAGTGGCCACCACGACCCTTGCCATTGGCATCAGGAAAATGCGGGACCACAAAGTTCTCATTCGCCATCTCGATGCGGTGGAGACCCTGGGCGCCATCCAGACCATATGTTTTGACAAGACGGGAACCGTCACGCAAAACCGGATGACCGTTCAAAGGATCTTTGCCGGTGACAAACGTATCGAAGTCGCCGGTACCCTTTTCAGCTATGGGAAGGGTAATTTGCGTCCCGAAGCTTGTCGGGAGCTCCTTGAACTTCTGAGGGTCTCCATCCTTTGCAGCGAAAGCGATATCGCAAAAAGGGGGGATGAATATATCCTCAAAGGGTCTTCAACGGAAAATGCACTCCTTGCCGCCGCCGTCAAGGCGGGTTTGAACCTGGGTGAAGTGAGATCGCAATATCCCCTTTTGAAAACAAAGCTCCGCTCGGAAGATCGCAATTTCATGGGGACATTCCACGAATGTTCCACGGGAGAAAGGCTGGTTGCCGTCAAGGGAAGCCCCATGGAAGTGCTTGCCATGTGTGAATGGCGCATGCAGGATGGGGAAAGGATTGCCCTGACGGAGGAGGATCGGCAAGCCATAGAGGTCGAAAATGAACGCATGGCCGGAGATGCCCTCAGGGTTCTGGGGTTTGCCACTGCGGTGGTGGGAGGCAACGAAGGCTTAGACTGGCTCAGCGGGTTGACCTGGCTGGGTCTGGTGGGGATGGCGGATCCCGTCAGGGAGGGAGTGAAGGAACTGATCGGACTTTTTCATCAGGCCCGGATTGAAACGATCATGATCACGGGGGATCAGAGCCCCACGGCGTATGCCATTGGAAGGGACCTCAATCTGAGCAGGGGGGAGCCTCTCGAGATCATGGATTCCTCGCACCTGGGGGATATGGACGCCGATGCCCTGAGAGCCCTTTCCCAGAGGGTCCATGTTTTTGCGCGGGTCAGCCCGGCAAACAAGCTGCAGATCGTTCAGGCCCTCCAGAAGGCCGGCAGGGTCGTGGCCATGACGGGGGACGGAATCAATGACGGCCCTGCCCTCAAGGCGGCCGATGTCGGTGTGGCCATGGGACATTCCGGAACGGATATCGCGCGCGAAGTGGCCGACGTCGTCCTGGAAAACGACAACCTCGAAACCATGATCGTTGCCGTGAGCCACGGGCGGACGATTTACAGCAACATTCGAAAGGCGCTCCATTTTCTTCTCTCTACCAACTTCAGCGAGATCATGGTCATGTTTGCGGCCGGGGCCCTGGGACTGGGGCATCCCCTCACCGCCATGCAGCTTCTCTGGATCAATCTCCTCTCGGATATCTTTCCCGGCCTGGCTCTCGCCCTGGAACCGGCTGAACCGGATGTGATGCAGCGCCCTCCCCGGGATCCCCACGAACCCATCATCAAGGCGTCCGATTTCAAGAGGCTTACGGCCGAATCCGCCGTGATAAGCGCGAGTGCTCTTGGAACCTACGGCTATGGCATCATGCGATATGGCATGGGGGCGAACGCGAGTACGATTGCATTCCAGAGCCTGACCCTGGCGCAGCTCATGCACGCCGTCAGCTGCCGTTCGGAAAAGACCGGCATTTTTTCCAAGGAAAAACTGCCTCCCAATAGATATCTCAATCTGGCTCTCGGAGGCTCCCTCGCCCTTCAACTGCTGACGATGATCGTTCCGGGGCTGCGAGGACTCCTAGGACTCACACCGGTCGGCCTGGTGGACGCGGCGGTGATCGGAACCAGCGCCGTAGTCCCTCTTATCATCAATGAAGCCACAAAGAAACCGGTTTAG